From Desulfobacterales bacterium, the proteins below share one genomic window:
- a CDS encoding diadenylate cyclase produces the protein MPPLEPLTSIIRWQDILDILLNSYILFRLYVLFRGTHVIRVVAGLALLWLFQRVASQMGLIVTSWAMQGIIAAAALIIIIVFRNEIRNVLQAQNLRAILWGFPKKNLQTPVDILTESVSELSRRRIGALIILPGKEDLRDMVQGGVDWQGLISREMLLSIFWNGNPVHDGAAVIEGSRIARVGTILPLSQRQDLPQRFGTRHRAALGLAQNSDAMVIVVSEESGNVIIARGHDIIDIHDNQVLRYNIRKHLGIGLAPAKGLKRETVELSIAGLLCLVCMTGIWFSFTKGMETLTTMELPVEFVNRASGLEIFDTSSSTAKLYLSGSGALIKNMRSDQVKISVDLSQADIGANVYNLNGENVSLPPGIRLNRIEPSVLTVTLDKLTTKMIPIQVNWVGEMPEGMLLKSADLTPPAVKVVGASQRLAETQTIYTEPIKLGQLRASGTLTAKLLFEPTSLQAAKGADDRVKVSYVMKPRDP, from the coding sequence ATGCCGCCTCTGGAACCTTTGACCTCTATTATCCGATGGCAGGATATCCTGGATATCCTGTTAAACAGTTATATTCTTTTCCGTCTCTATGTGCTGTTTCGCGGAACCCATGTAATTCGCGTCGTTGCCGGCCTGGCCCTGCTATGGCTGTTTCAGCGCGTGGCCTCACAGATGGGGCTGATCGTTACGAGCTGGGCCATGCAGGGCATTATTGCCGCGGCGGCTTTGATTATCATTATTGTTTTTCGCAATGAAATCCGAAATGTGCTCCAGGCCCAGAATCTTCGGGCCATCCTATGGGGATTTCCCAAAAAAAATCTTCAGACCCCGGTGGATATCCTGACAGAAAGCGTCAGCGAACTTTCCCGCAGACGGATCGGCGCGCTGATTATTCTGCCGGGAAAAGAGGATCTGCGGGATATGGTGCAGGGCGGCGTGGACTGGCAGGGGTTGATTTCCCGCGAGATGCTGCTTTCTATTTTCTGGAACGGCAATCCGGTCCATGACGGGGCTGCCGTGATTGAGGGCAGCCGGATTGCCCGGGTGGGAACCATCCTGCCGTTAAGCCAGCGGCAGGATCTGCCCCAGCGGTTTGGCACAAGGCACCGGGCCGCGCTCGGCCTGGCGCAGAACTCCGATGCCATGGTCATTGTTGTCTCTGAAGAAAGCGGCAACGTCATTATTGCCAGGGGGCATGATATTATTGATATCCATGACAATCAGGTGCTGCGCTACAATATCCGCAAACATCTGGGCATCGGATTGGCGCCGGCAAAAGGCCTAAAGCGAGAAACCGTGGAACTCTCCATTGCGGGGCTCCTGTGTCTGGTATGTATGACCGGTATATGGTTTAGCTTTACCAAGGGAATGGAAACCCTCACCACCATGGAACTGCCGGTGGAGTTTGTCAACCGCGCGTCCGGACTGGAAATTTTTGACACCTCATCCAGTACGGCCAAGCTCTACCTAAGCGGTTCCGGGGCGCTGATTAAAAATATGCGATCCGATCAGGTAAAGATCTCGGTGGATTTAAGCCAGGCGGATATCGGCGCAAACGTGTATAATTTAAACGGTGAAAATGTGAGCCTGCCCCCTGGTATCCGATTAAACCGGATTGAACCGTCCGTATTAACGGTTACTTTGGATAAGCTGACCACAAAGATGATCCCCATCCAGGTTAACTGGGTCGGGGAAATGCCCGAAGGCATGCTGCTGAAAAGCGCGGATTTAACCCCCCCGGCGGTTAAGGTGGTTGGCGCAAGTCAACGGCTGGCGGAAACCCAAACCATTTACACGGAGCCGATAAAACTTGGCCAGCTCAGGGCCTCCGGCACATTGACCGCCAAGCTGCTTTTCGAACCCACATCCCTTCAGGCAGCCAAAGGGGCGGACGACCGCGTTAAAGTCAGCTATGTAATGAAACCACGCGATCCCTGA
- a CDS encoding AsmA family protein, with translation MTSSKPYGRLRRILSKALIALIGLLGLVLILALLLIAFLPTIVSTDRANQFILMQLDTALPHPVQIQKINWSWKSGFTAKGIKIPGHPDFSPKPMAEIPRAHLEIEISDLFKRRLNFSFFVESPVIHLVRDQAGRLNLAEAFGGPQRPEKEKPPEPEASKTPFKLPLDISTDIHLADISITYQDQAAGRHYRVKNGDIHLKAPDVVGKPVSASIAADISVNGQDLPHAAINGTVQNLFDSSRQMRLNRVAARIDADLPGAAVHVQGDMADTGIKASVSLDLKALAGAAAPLLPKLLDNSDINGHMELKAEAARTAPDIIGFDAALSGKAVSLAGKMLSGNSLGPGDMRVAAAGEMDLDKFDLKLDQSEIKLLANTRLTCRGSLRDLKSPAPAVDFTIAPVHVDLKEMAAFGKDYLPPGLIPGQTADSHTDLSIEKIRIKGRLPAGQTSINIQALELNTSGVGYQTGIEAAEGIKIEDAGVAFQSVNAVLDDLMPSSAELRAAVNIGHLTYEAGETRMSMRGFSLDSLRVKAGQISMEEDSPLGVSGEFELSNTAKMSSFELEDLLALSETSQSLDVSMAVHPDGKAAGTIDHVHIKIPGVHIENSAYGLPETSAGLDLSLAEFQLNDMETWDVDMKGLNLGVDAGGMITLNLTAAAEQSGKNHFHADLVSDIRLDRIVKALHLEERLNMEASGDANVRVQIAGRRPDPRQLEDLKAFKINENLGFLDLCKITLNLADGGLRYQKDKDDRVTIDGISGDPLFAYTLSGKNADGKLSSQIHINRVMDVMGMQPADPVSGRFMLDLRHKGLDRMNVTQHLQIQPGNIDQSIEIALDGITPDIWAKSPYEIFQQISGRAAANVTLQESRALKNFKLPALSAIDVNGAIESSVTVQKRPADTVEADVQLNMREFSAEMGDLFAFSGINGNIGLSRKVTIKPAASMTDGDRSSTRLSQQMMQGSRDSLMTDATAAGAFSGSMNPLTGHADRKQGISLQSGKISAAGVPIRIGPSRINIGLSRGLPAIDSLKLDILGGTLIGDLLINPQSGGYFLETRMNFTGLDAASIFPEAAADMKSGASEISGAIYANIPVARKMENLLENAEVVIEFRKIGSRALERLLYALDPYESNEAIVSQRRLLRMGSPKQVQLSIKDGFLSLEGSVLVKSVPISIPPLQRLNIARLPGIQAYANTLSVMAPIIQLLDLASAETLAAEEVFDR, from the coding sequence ATGACATCAAGTAAGCCTTACGGGCGGTTACGCCGAATCTTATCCAAGGCTCTGATAGCCCTTATCGGGCTGTTAGGGCTTGTCTTAATTCTGGCTTTACTACTGATAGCCTTTTTGCCAACAATTGTATCCACCGACCGCGCAAATCAATTTATATTAATGCAGCTGGATACTGCGCTGCCCCACCCGGTTCAAATTCAGAAAATTAACTGGTCATGGAAGAGCGGATTTACAGCTAAAGGGATAAAGATTCCAGGCCATCCGGATTTTTCCCCTAAACCCATGGCAGAAATCCCCCGCGCCCATCTGGAAATAGAAATTTCGGATTTATTCAAGCGGCGGTTGAATTTTTCGTTTTTTGTGGAAAGCCCGGTTATCCATCTGGTTCGGGACCAAGCCGGCCGGCTGAATCTCGCGGAAGCGTTTGGCGGACCCCAAAGGCCTGAAAAGGAGAAACCGCCTGAACCGGAAGCATCCAAAACGCCCTTTAAGCTGCCTTTAGATATCTCCACGGATATTCATCTGGCGGACATTTCTATCACTTACCAGGATCAAGCGGCGGGCCGGCACTATCGCGTCAAAAACGGGGATATTCATCTGAAGGCACCGGATGTGGTTGGAAAGCCGGTGAGTGCATCCATTGCCGCGGATATCTCGGTAAATGGCCAGGACCTGCCCCATGCTGCCATCAATGGCACAGTGCAAAATCTGTTTGATTCTTCAAGGCAGATGCGGCTTAATCGCGTGGCCGCCCGAATAGATGCTGATCTGCCGGGGGCTGCGGTTCATGTTCAGGGTGATATGGCGGATACAGGCATTAAAGCCAGTGTCTCGCTTGATCTTAAAGCCCTTGCCGGCGCCGCAGCCCCGCTGCTGCCAAAACTTTTAGATAATAGTGACATAAACGGGCACATGGAGCTAAAAGCCGAGGCCGCCCGGACGGCACCGGATATCATTGGCTTTGATGCCGCACTCAGCGGCAAAGCCGTTTCTCTTGCCGGAAAAATGCTTTCCGGAAACAGCCTGGGGCCGGGGGATATGCGCGTGGCAGCAGCCGGAGAAATGGATCTCGACAAGTTTGATCTGAAACTGGATCAGTCAGAAATTAAACTTTTGGCAAACACCCGCCTGACATGCCGCGGCAGCCTCCGGGATTTGAAAAGTCCTGCACCGGCCGTGGATTTTACGATTGCACCGGTTCATGTGGACCTTAAGGAAATGGCTGCTTTTGGCAAAGATTACCTGCCGCCCGGGCTTATCCCTGGGCAAACAGCTGACAGCCATACTGATTTATCCATTGAAAAAATCCGGATAAAGGGGCGCCTGCCCGCCGGGCAAACTTCAATTAATATACAAGCGCTTGAACTGAATACATCCGGTGTGGGCTATCAAACCGGCATTGAAGCGGCTGAAGGGATTAAAATTGAAGATGCGGGCGTCGCGTTTCAATCCGTCAATGCCGTGCTTGACGATCTGATGCCCTCATCCGCCGAACTGCGAGCCGCTGTCAATATTGGACACCTGACTTATGAGGCCGGGGAAACGCGCATGTCCATGCGGGGATTTTCCCTTGACAGCCTCCGTGTCAAAGCCGGTCAAATAAGTATGGAAGAGGATTCGCCGCTGGGGGTGTCCGGGGAATTTGAGCTATCCAATACCGCGAAAATGAGCTCCTTCGAACTAGAGGATTTGCTCGCGCTAAGCGAGACGAGCCAGTCGCTGGATGTAAGCATGGCAGTCCACCCGGATGGAAAAGCTGCCGGCACCATTGATCACGTGCACATCAAAATCCCCGGCGTACATATTGAAAATTCAGCCTATGGACTGCCCGAAACCAGCGCCGGTCTGGACCTCTCCCTTGCCGAATTCCAGCTCAATGACATGGAAACCTGGGATGTGGATATGAAGGGTCTGAATCTAGGTGTTGATGCGGGCGGCATGATCACCCTGAATCTCACTGCTGCTGCCGAACAGAGCGGCAAAAACCATTTTCATGCGGATCTCGTCTCAGACATCCGCTTAGACCGGATTGTGAAGGCCTTACACCTTGAAGAGCGATTGAATATGGAGGCTTCCGGAGATGCGAACGTACGTGTCCAAATTGCCGGCAGGCGCCCTGATCCCAGGCAATTGGAAGACCTGAAGGCTTTTAAGATTAACGAAAATTTGGGTTTTCTGGATCTTTGCAAAATTACCCTCAACCTGGCGGACGGTGGCCTCAGGTATCAGAAGGATAAAGACGACCGCGTTACCATTGACGGGATTTCAGGCGATCCGCTTTTTGCCTATACGCTTTCCGGAAAGAATGCCGATGGCAAACTCTCCAGTCAAATCCATATCAATCGGGTTATGGATGTAATGGGTATGCAGCCGGCGGATCCAGTGTCCGGCCGGTTCATGCTTGATCTCAGGCATAAGGGATTGGACCGGATGAATGTCACCCAGCACCTTCAAATCCAGCCAGGCAATATTGATCAATCCATCGAGATCGCTTTGGACGGCATAACACCGGATATTTGGGCAAAGTCCCCCTATGAAATTTTTCAACAAATCAGCGGCCGGGCAGCAGCAAATGTTACGCTTCAGGAGAGCCGGGCATTAAAGAATTTCAAGCTCCCGGCTTTAAGCGCCATTGACGTAAACGGCGCCATTGAAAGTTCCGTTACGGTGCAGAAACGGCCTGCGGATACGGTGGAGGCTGATGTTCAACTGAATATGCGGGAGTTTTCCGCAGAAATGGGGGATCTGTTTGCTTTCTCCGGCATAAACGGCAATATTGGATTATCCAGGAAAGTGACAATCAAGCCGGCGGCATCCATGACAGATGGCGACAGGTCAAGCACCCGGCTTTCGCAGCAGATGATGCAGGGCAGCCGGGACTCTTTAATGACAGATGCGACAGCAGCCGGCGCCTTTAGCGGCAGCATGAACCCGCTTACAGGTCATGCAGACCGCAAACAGGGGATTTCTTTACAGTCCGGGAAAATCTCCGCCGCCGGTGTGCCGATCAGGATCGGCCCCTCCCGGATTAATATCGGGCTTTCCCGGGGCCTACCGGCCATCGACTCTTTGAAACTCGATATTCTTGGCGGCACGCTGATCGGCGATCTGCTGATCAATCCGCAATCCGGCGGATATTTTCTGGAAACCCGGATGAATTTTACCGGCCTGGATGCAGCCTCCATTTTTCCGGAAGCCGCGGCAGACATGAAAAGCGGGGCATCTGAAATCAGCGGGGCCATATATGCCAACATTCCGGTGGCCCGAAAAATGGAGAATCTGCTGGAGAATGCGGAAGTGGTGATTGAATTCCGAAAAATCGGCAGCCGCGCTCTGGAACGGCTCCTCTACGCCCTGGACCCCTATGAGAGCAATGAGGCCATTGTCTCCCAGCGCCGCCTGCTTCGCATGGGCTCGCCCAAGCAGGTTCAATTATCTATCAAGGACGGGTTTCTGTCACTGGAAGGAAGCGTTCTGGTGAAATCCGTGCCGATTTCCATCCCCCCGCTTCAGCGCTTAAACATTGCCCGGCTGCCGGGGATTCAAGCCTATGCGAACACTCTTTCGGTCATGGCGCCAATTATACAGCTCCTTGATCTTGCGAGCGCGGAAACCCTGGCAGCTGAAGAGGTGTTTGATAGATGA
- a CDS encoding sigma 54-interacting transcriptional regulator, producing MSNQLTPEERDFFTLVGRAGFINPFSHERDTLESRISGLPQNASRKKRTNAFVRAVSSRIAELERGNRATLKAFSGEDKTLMERVFMVELFYRFKDRFDQLIASQIAAGSTPVKIPFYSDAQAAAMQRGFDDEAFRRYLALGFQIRRAFYFIDRNLVGNSPCMKLLRWNLWNNVFTHNIDLYDRYLKDRMEDFSTLLLGETGTGKGTAAQAIGRSGFIPLDRRRKIFMESFTQTFSSLNLSQFPETLIESALFGHRKGAFTGAVEDYQGVFDRCSPYGAILLDEIGEVSHPIQIKLLQVLQERVFSPVGSQKQSRFQGRVIAATNRSKADIRQKERFREDFYYRLCSDIITVPPLRLRIQEEPRELDLLLSTTIERLIGKPSPELVSMVRDVIDRELGIDYPWPGNVRELAQCARRILLKGVYTGESGSGEPELDRRLISGIENGSIDAASLISGYCYLLYQRHQTFEEVARRTGLDRRTVKKYIQDWQQASV from the coding sequence ATGTCTAATCAGCTAACCCCGGAAGAAAGAGATTTTTTTACTTTGGTGGGCCGGGCCGGGTTTATCAATCCGTTCAGCCACGAACGAGACACCCTTGAATCCCGGATCAGCGGCCTTCCGCAGAACGCATCAAGGAAAAAAAGAACCAATGCCTTTGTTCGTGCGGTCAGCTCCCGGATTGCCGAGCTTGAAAGGGGCAACCGGGCCACCCTTAAAGCCTTCTCCGGGGAGGACAAAACTCTGATGGAACGGGTTTTCATGGTGGAGCTGTTCTACCGGTTCAAGGACAGATTCGATCAGCTGATTGCCAGCCAGATCGCTGCCGGCAGTACGCCGGTTAAAATCCCGTTTTATAGTGACGCCCAGGCGGCGGCCATGCAGCGCGGATTTGACGACGAGGCTTTCCGCCGCTACTTGGCGTTAGGCTTTCAAATCCGGCGCGCATTTTACTTTATTGACAGAAATCTGGTGGGCAACAGCCCATGTATGAAGCTTTTGCGCTGGAATCTGTGGAACAATGTGTTTACACATAATATTGATCTCTATGACCGGTATTTGAAGGACCGGATGGAAGATTTTTCCACCCTGCTGCTTGGAGAAACCGGTACCGGCAAGGGAACCGCGGCCCAGGCCATCGGCCGATCCGGGTTTATTCCCCTGGACCGGCGGCGGAAGATTTTTATGGAGAGTTTTACCCAGACTTTTAGTTCGCTGAACCTTTCGCAGTTTCCGGAAACCCTGATTGAATCCGCCCTGTTCGGCCATCGAAAAGGCGCGTTCACCGGCGCGGTGGAAGACTATCAGGGCGTATTTGACCGGTGCAGCCCCTATGGGGCCATCCTTCTGGATGAAATCGGCGAGGTTTCGCATCCGATTCAGATTAAACTGCTCCAGGTTTTGCAGGAGCGGGTGTTCAGCCCGGTGGGCAGCCAGAAGCAAAGCCGGTTTCAGGGCCGGGTCATTGCCGCCACCAACCGCTCTAAAGCAGATATCCGACAGAAAGAACGGTTCCGCGAGGATTTCTATTATCGTCTGTGCTCGGATATTATAACCGTTCCTCCCCTGCGCTTGCGTATCCAGGAAGAACCCAGGGAACTGGATTTGCTTCTATCCACCACCATCGAGCGGCTGATCGGCAAGCCTTCGCCTGAACTCGTGAGCATGGTGCGCGATGTGATTGACAGGGAGCTGGGTATTGACTATCCATGGCCCGGCAATGTGCGCGAGCTTGCGCAATGCGCCCGCCGGATTCTATTAAAGGGCGTCTATACGGGAGAATCCGGTTCCGGGGAACCGGAGCTTGACCGCCGGCTGATCAGCGGCATTGAAAACGGCAGCATTGATGCGGCCTCATTGATCTCCGGATACTGCTATCTCCTCTATCAGCGCCACCAGACATTTGAAGAGGTCGCCCGGCGGACCGGCCTGGACCGCCGGACGGTTAAAAAATATATTCAGGACTGGCAGCAGGCTTCCGTATAA
- a CDS encoding DUF2914 domain-containing protein produces the protein MKIYSRLYHYALGRWIILMLALIAAPFSIYPPAWGGETANETINVEQAVICETIQDLQPVHPAIAFSIKIGRVSCYTEFSNIPRETLIFHRWYRRDSLVTEKKLVLKPPQWSTYSSIQLRESDKGPWRVDIVDARDRTLKTLRFSVTE, from the coding sequence TTGAAAATATATAGCCGGCTTTATCATTATGCGTTGGGCCGCTGGATTATCCTGATGCTGGCATTAATTGCCGCACCTTTTAGCATTTATCCGCCGGCGTGGGGCGGAGAAACTGCAAACGAAACGATAAACGTGGAGCAGGCCGTTATTTGTGAGACCATCCAGGATTTACAGCCGGTGCATCCGGCCATCGCATTCTCTATCAAAATCGGCAGAGTCAGCTGCTACACGGAGTTTTCCAATATTCCCCGCGAAACGCTCATCTTTCATCGCTGGTACCGGCGGGATTCGCTGGTGACTGAGAAAAAGCTCGTCCTGAAACCTCCCCAGTGGTCCACATACAGCAGCATTCAGCTGCGTGAATCCGATAAAGGCCCCTGGCGCGTCGATATCGTCGATGCCCGCGATAGGACGTTAAAAACCCTTAGATTCAGTGTTACCGAATAG
- a CDS encoding DUF3786 domain-containing protein, with product MTDNYAKIARDNLEKLYNSLPADLAENLPARQDGNQFIFDAFGETCLIGPEGIELGDGGHPTVLEILISLYALNARPDRPPVLQPFKSYKDFPDSMPYVAAFTSHTEQPLVPYVKEIEASSGRIKEMLKGEDAPTEVSGDFSFLVYPLPKIALCYIFYEADEDFPASCTCLFSNNAGLFLPIDALADVGEYTSRKIMEIIGIQ from the coding sequence ATGACAGACAATTACGCAAAAATTGCCAGAGACAACCTGGAGAAGCTTTATAATTCCCTGCCGGCGGATCTGGCTGAAAATCTGCCGGCCCGGCAGGACGGAAATCAGTTTATTTTTGATGCATTCGGGGAAACCTGCCTGATTGGTCCGGAGGGAATCGAACTTGGCGATGGCGGGCATCCGACGGTTCTGGAAATCCTTATTTCACTCTATGCATTAAATGCCAGACCTGACCGGCCCCCCGTCCTGCAGCCCTTTAAGTCATACAAAGATTTTCCGGACAGCATGCCCTACGTGGCGGCCTTTACCTCGCATACAGAGCAGCCCCTGGTCCCATATGTCAAAGAGATTGAAGCATCGTCTGGCCGCATCAAAGAGATGCTTAAGGGTGAAGATGCGCCGACCGAAGTAAGCGGGGATTTTTCGTTTCTCGTGTACCCGCTTCCCAAGATCGCCCTCTGCTATATATTTTACGAGGCGGATGAGGATTTTCCCGCCTCCTGCACCTGTCTTTTTTCAAATAACGCGGGGCTGTTTCTGCCAATCGATGCCCTGGCGGATGTCGGGGAGTATACATCGCGAAAAATCATGGAAATCATCGGAATCCAGTGA
- a CDS encoding DUF2914 domain-containing protein — MNDQEIENRAREVVNKFRAAVDAKDHRKKKKGKSAYAAMISGICVLICVSLLVLYLNVSDSPPPEVALHHSARIALDAGRAQNELPPSDVRQHSKPTDVSQKKVSPETVSDKETGKSAPLLAETPADSNQTDSMPPEQSAESAESEAEPAASAEPTESHKTPSSPEPSQTKTEIPNKAAEPKKKGLDGIRIAKIVACQKVENKQYVSPGTEFSIQEGSRPEVWVWMDVRSDKSRLPYLLRHEYYFNEQKYAAVVLDVKYPRMRTWSNITLDHEKYAGDWRVEVVTADKQKITETRFTVIP; from the coding sequence ATGAATGATCAAGAAATTGAAAACCGGGCCCGGGAAGTTGTTAACAAATTCCGCGCGGCGGTTGACGCGAAGGATCATAGAAAAAAAAAGAAGGGAAAAAGCGCTTATGCGGCTATGATAAGCGGCATCTGTGTGCTGATCTGTGTCAGTCTGCTGGTGCTTTATCTAAATGTTTCTGACAGCCCGCCGCCGGAAGTGGCCCTGCATCATTCGGCGCGCATTGCGCTGGATGCCGGAAGAGCCCAAAACGAATTACCACCCTCTGATGTACGACAACACTCCAAACCTACGGATGTTTCGCAAAAGAAGGTATCGCCTGAAACCGTCTCCGACAAGGAGACAGGAAAATCTGCCCCCCTTTTGGCGGAAACGCCTGCTGATTCAAACCAAACCGACTCAATGCCCCCGGAGCAATCCGCTGAATCCGCTGAATCCGAGGCAGAGCCGGCAGCGTCGGCAGAACCGACTGAATCTCATAAAACCCCAAGTTCGCCTGAGCCCTCTCAAACAAAGACAGAGATCCCAAACAAAGCCGCGGAACCAAAAAAAAAGGGACTTGACGGCATTCGGATCGCAAAAATCGTTGCCTGCCAAAAGGTTGAAAACAAACAGTACGTATCCCCGGGCACTGAATTTTCGATACAAGAGGGCAGTCGCCCGGAAGTCTGGGTTTGGATGGATGTGCGCTCGGATAAAAGCCGGCTCCCCTATCTGCTGCGGCACGAGTATTATTTCAATGAGCAAAAATATGCCGCGGTGGTTTTGGATGTTAAATATCCGCGCATGCGGACATGGAGCAATATCACCCTTGATCATGAAAAATATGCGGGCGACTGGCGGGTCGAGGTGGTGACAGCGGATAAACAGAAAATCACCGAGACCCGATTTACTGTAATCCCTTAG
- a CDS encoding peptidylprolyl isomerase, with product MPEAKEGDTVRIHYTGKFDDGTVFDTSGENEPLEFVIGDGQVIPGVEEAVIGMNPEENKTTMIPPEKAYGQYHEDMVIEVEKNKFPEHIQPEPGLELELKQEDGNSMFVIVTNVSDEEVTLDANHPLAGKDLTFEIQLMEIV from the coding sequence ATGCCAGAAGCAAAAGAAGGAGACACTGTCAGGATTCATTATACCGGAAAATTTGATGATGGAACGGTATTTGACACATCCGGGGAAAACGAACCCCTGGAATTTGTGATCGGAGACGGTCAGGTCATTCCCGGGGTCGAGGAGGCGGTTATCGGGATGAATCCGGAAGAAAACAAAACAACCATGATTCCGCCGGAAAAGGCTTATGGCCAGTATCATGAGGATATGGTGATTGAAGTGGAAAAAAACAAATTTCCTGAGCATATTCAGCCTGAACCGGGGCTTGAACTGGAGCTTAAGCAGGAAGACGGCAACAGCATGTTTGTAATTGTCACCAATGTCTCAGATGAGGAGGTCACGCTGGATGCCAACCATCCCCTGGCCGGCAAAGACCTGACATTTGAAATCCAGCTCATGGAAATCGTCTGA
- a CDS encoding HAD family hydrolase: protein MQQYITPLAPIPTGVEPAGHLRDPVQAVLFDVYGTLFISRSGDISMAGREAQTAGRLTSLVQSYDYQGSGDELINAFFQAIQTSHESMRQQGIDYPEVQIDQIWQRVLGTSDIETARQFAIEFEMIINPGYPMPHLESVLSAFRNTSTVMGIVSNAQFFTPILFETLLGGVPENIGFDPELIFYSYQYGVAKPSRHLFQLAARKLQDYGIAPENALYAGNDMLNDMMPAAAEGFQTALFAGDKRSLRLREDDPGCKGLSPELVITDLRELIKQALK from the coding sequence CGATCCCGTGCAGGCAGTATTGTTTGATGTCTACGGCACGCTTTTTATCAGCCGGTCCGGAGATATCAGCATGGCCGGCCGCGAAGCCCAAACCGCCGGCCGGCTTACATCCCTGGTCCAGTCCTATGATTACCAGGGTTCGGGGGATGAGTTAATTAATGCGTTTTTTCAAGCGATTCAAACCAGCCATGAGTCCATGCGGCAACAGGGCATCGATTACCCGGAGGTTCAGATTGATCAGATCTGGCAGCGGGTTTTGGGGACATCCGACATTGAAACAGCCCGGCAATTTGCGATTGAATTTGAAATGATCATTAACCCCGGCTACCCCATGCCGCATCTGGAATCTGTCCTGTCTGCCTTCAGGAATACATCCACGGTGATGGGGATTGTCTCAAACGCCCAGTTTTTCACACCGATCCTTTTTGAAACGCTTCTGGGGGGTGTGCCGGAAAATATCGGGTTTGATCCGGAATTGATTTTTTACTCCTATCAATACGGGGTGGCCAAGCCCTCGCGCCATCTTTTTCAGCTGGCTGCCAGGAAGCTTCAAGATTATGGAATTGCCCCTGAAAACGCACTTTATGCGGGCAATGACATGTTAAACGACATGATGCCGGCTGCGGCCGAAGGCTTTCAAACCGCCCTGTTCGCAGGCGATAAACGGTCCCTGCGCCTGCGCGAAGATGATCCGGGCTGCAAAGGCCTTTCTCCGGAATTGGTTATCACGGATCTGCGAGAGCTCATCAAGCAGGCGCTTAAATGA
- a CDS encoding DUF1318 domain-containing protein — protein sequence MKYVICILLLTLVTGCTLARVDVEMVSERTALENQVLGTYNALDAQMLLAASVRGVDESGAISEPPRHSREYKDAITAMQTLDFHADDLETFKRLGWVGENNQGYIEPFAMEKKNVPEDLKDFSDRFSESEFEHVVSRVNTARKQLMERVIYMNENLKESDMPRVERIFARIQAENAAAGVRIQTEDGSWKTKKES from the coding sequence ATGAAATATGTAATTTGCATTTTACTGTTGACGCTGGTCACCGGCTGCACGCTGGCCCGGGTTGATGTGGAGATGGTGAGCGAGCGGACCGCTTTGGAGAATCAGGTGCTTGGTACCTACAACGCCCTGGACGCCCAGATGCTTCTGGCCGCCTCGGTCCGGGGCGTGGATGAAAGCGGGGCAATCAGCGAGCCGCCAAGGCACAGCCGGGAATACAAAGACGCCATCACCGCCATGCAGACCCTTGATTTTCATGCCGACGATCTGGAAACATTCAAGCGGCTGGGCTGGGTCGGGGAGAACAACCAGGGCTATATTGAACCGTTTGCCATGGAAAAGAAGAATGTGCCTGAAGATCTGAAGGATTTTTCCGATCGGTTTTCGGAATCCGAGTTTGAGCATGTGGTCTCCCGGGTAAACACCGCCCGAAAACAGCTCATGGAGCGGGTGATCTACATGAATGAGAATTTAAAGGAATCGGATATGCCGCGGGTAGAGCGTATTTTTGCCCGGATTCAGGCGGAAAACGCGGCCGCCGGAGTCAGGATACAGACGGAAGACGGGTCATGGAAAACCAAGAAAGAGTCCTGA